DNA from Pelobacter propionicus DSM 2379:
CGTACGGAAATACGTTCCTCCACAAGCCGTCTGACCGATATGGGGGTACCGCTGCAGATATTCAGTATGCCGTCAAACTGCGGACGTTCCACAAGTTCGGCAAGATGCCCGGCAACGGTTTCTACCGCCAAGTAATCCCGTAACTGTTCTCCGTCTGACATATTGAAGACCTTATCGCCTCTTTCGATTGAAGCGTCAAGTTGCGCCAGGAGACTGCAGGGATTTTGCCCCGTGCCGTACATATAAAAAGGCCTTGCCCATTGGAGAGTAAACTGAATATCTTTTTGCAGCATTTCCAGTGCACGGCGGAGAATATCCTTTGAGAGGGCGTAGGGCGTTACGGGATGGGTATCCATCTCCTCAGACAGAGGACCGTTGCGCAAGCCGTATTCAAAGCAGGTGCCCGTAACCAGCACCTGCCGTACACCCAATTGAATGAGCAGCTTGAGAAACTGAAAGCTGGCGGGGAAGGCTGCTTCCAGGTGCCTCATGGAATAATAGTCGGGCAGGTACGGCCATGCCAAGTGCATGACAGCGTCGAAGGAGTCGGGAGGTACTTTGAGAACGAACGCCGGCTCGAGAATATCGCCGCATATGATATCTGTATCGCGAAGCAGTGGACATGATAGGATTTTCGTCTGATCGCGGACGACAACAGTGACATTGTGCCCCCTCTCAATGAGGCGGCGGATTACATGGCTTCCCACGAAACCGGTTGCGCCGGTCAGGAGTATCTTCATTGTCTTTTCGCACAATCGTCAAAGGAAAAAGGAGATGAAAAGTCAATAAGAGGCGGGAGGAGGCCATCCTTTGTGGATATGATCGGCGTGCTGGCGGGCCAGGCAATTCCGGCAGAGTCCCAGCGGATTCCGGCATCATGGTCAGGAGCGTAGACAGAAGAAACCTTGTACATCATTGTGGCTGACTCGCTGGTGACGTAAAACCCATGGGCGAGCCCCCGGGGGATGTAGAGCATGTTTCCTTTTTCGGCACTCAGTTCGAGCATAATATGATCCCCATATGTGGGAGAGCCTTTTCGTAGGTCCACGACCGCATCCAGTACCGTGCCCGCGGTGCAGTATACCAACTTGTCGTGCTGATGGGGGGGGAGTTGGAAGTGCAACCCTCGAAGCACTCCCCGCCTGGAAACTGAGTAGAATTCTTCTTTCCAGTCGGTGCAACAGCCGTGCGACTCGAACGTTTTTTCGTTGTAGGTTTTGACGAACCTGCCACGTTCGTCCTGGAAACAAACAGGAACGATCTCGAGGCAACCTGAAATTCTTGTATGTATAAAAGTCATGTCGATCCGCCACGCTTGATGAATGCCCGGATGGTATCAAGCATATACGCAATCATTTCCTCTGTCATACCCGGATAGACCCCAATCCAAAATGTATCGCGCATGATGCGTTCGGTTATCGCCAGTTCCCCAACAACCCTGTATCCCGTTCCGCCTGCGCGCATCTCATCAAAACAGGGATGCTTGATCAGATTACCGGCAAACAGCATCCGTGTTTGGATACCCCTTGACTCCAGGTAATTGACCAGTTCATCTCGATTGAAGGCCGTATTTTCACGGATTGTCAGCAGAAAACCGAACCAGGAGGGATCAGAGTCTCTTGTGGTGCCGGGGAGGATCAGGCTGTCTTCCATGTCGCTGAGCCCCTCACGCAGTTTGCACCAGTTCTTTTTGCGCGCATCGATGAACGTGGGAAGTTTTTCAAGCTGTGCACAACCAATGGCGGCCTGCATATCGGTTAACTTAAGATTATAACCGAAATGGGAATAGACATACTTGTGATCGTAGCCCGGAGGAAGCTCTCCGTACTGTTTCGCAAAACGTTTACCACAGGTATTGTCTTGGCCAGAGGGACACCAGCAATCGCGTCCCCAATCGCGGAACGATTCCACCAAGCGCTTCAGGTGCGGGTCATTGGTGTAGACGGCTCCTCCCTCACCCATGGTCATGTGGTGCGGAGGGTAGAAACTGGATGTGGCAAGGTCGCCGAAACTCCCTGTGAAGCCCCAGACGCCATCGAGGCAGTATCGTGACCCTAGTGCGTCGCAGTTGTCTTCGATCAGCCAGAGTCCGTGCCGGACGCAGAACCCGCTGACCTTCGCTATGTCAAACGGATTACCCAAAGTATGGGCTACCATGACCGCCTTGGTTCTGGAAGAAAGAGCGGCTTCGAGCATAGCCGTATCTATGTTGTATTCGGGCAGGGTTACGTCGACGAATACAGGTACTGCCCCGTATTGGATGATTGGCGAAACTGTGGTGGGAAAACCAGCGGCCACTGTTACAATCTCGTCTCCCGGCCTGATGCGCCGCTCTTTCAGGCTTGGTGAGGTAAGGGCCATGAACGCCAGCAGGTTTGCCGATGAGCCAGAGTTGGTCAGCATGGTGTGCCTGACGCCGACGAAAGAGGAAAATTCCCGTTCAAATCGTGCGGCGAATCGTCCGCTGGTCAGCCAGAAATCCAGCGCAGAGTCAACCAGATTGGCAATTTCCTTTTCATCAAAGACGCGTGCGGCGTAAGGAATGCGCTCGCCGGGACGGTACGATTTTAGTGCAGCATGGGCGTGACTGTAGTGGGCAATGGCAGCACGAATCGCTTCGCTTCGCAATGCCTGTTCCTGTGTATCGTTGCTGTTCACATGGCTCCCCTTCTGTGGAAAATGGTGCTACAGAAAGGCCTGGATCTGTTCAAGGCTTTTTGACCGCATATCGTGTCCCGAACGATAGGCACGGGTCCAGTCGACTATGGATTGCAGCGCCTGCTCTAGGCTCCAGGATGGTTTCCAGTTCAATCTGATTTTAGCCTTGGAACAGTCCAGCTTCAGATAGCAAGCTTCGTGGGGGCACTGTGAACTTTCCCGGGACTCATAGAGCGCATTGTTACCCCAAAGGTCGCAGAGTCGATCCACGACCCATGCAACTGGTCTGGCATCGGAGTCGAGCGGGCCGAAGTTCCAACTCTCGGAAAATGCGAGGCCGTCTACGTAAAGCCGCTGCGCAAGCATCAGGTAGCCTCGCAGTGGCTCCAGCACGTGCTGCCAGGGGCGGATGGCATGGGGGTTGCGGATGTTAATCGGTTCACCGGCAAAAAGGGAACGCATGCAGTCGGGGATCAGCCTGTCTTTTGCCCAGTCTCCACCGCCGATGACGTTGCCTGCTCGTACGGTGGCAATTGCCACTCCATGCTGGGAATACGTGTTGAGATTAAAAAAGGAGGAGCGGTAGGCGGACGTGACTAGTTCGGAGCAGGCTTTGCTGCTGGAATAGGGGTCGTATCCTCCCAGTGAATCGTTTTCACGGTATCCCCACACCCATTCCCGGTTCTCATAGCATTTGTCGGTGGTTACATTTACGACGGCCCTGACCGAGGGGGTCTGGCGAACCGCCTCAAGCAGGTGCACCGTCCCCATGATGTTTGTGGAATAGGTTTCCACGGGATTGCTGTATGAATCAAGCACCAGCGGCTGTGCTGCCAAGTGGAAGACAATTTCGGGACGTGCGGTCTGCATGGCCGATACGAGTCGCTCGTAATCGCGCACATCCGCGCTATGGGAAGTCAGTAACTCCCCAATTCGGGCCAGGTCATAGAGATTGGGTGTGGTTGTAGGAGGGAGTGCGTAACCGGTCACCTGGGCCCCCATGCTGGTGAGCCAGAGACTGAACCAGCTTCCCTTGAAGCCGGTGTGGCCGGTCAAAAAAACCGATTTGCCATTCCAGAACTCTCGGTTCACCAGATTTTCCATTGCGCCTGCCCCGACTGCCAAAGCCTTTCCAACTCTTCCTTGTCGCGCAGAGCGTCCATGCACTTCCAGAATCCATGGTGCCTGTAGGCCATCAGTTGCGAATCGCGAGCCAGGTTTTCGATCGGGTCCTGTTCCCACATCTTGTGATCTGCATCATCCGGCAAGTACGAGAACACCTCAGGTTTCAAGACAAAGAAACCACCGTTGATCCAGCCACCATTGTCCGGCTTTTCCTGGAAACTGTTGACTAGTCCGTTGTTGTCGAGCCCCAAGAGGCCGAATCTGCCGGCCGGCTGAACCGAAGTCATGGTTGCGATTTTTCCATGGGAATGGTGGAAGGAGATCAAATCATGCAGGTTAACATCCGCAAGACCATCGCCATAGGTGAGCATAAAATCCTCTTTTCCAATATACTGTTCAGCCCGTTTAAGGCGGCCGGCAGTCAGGGTGTTCAGGCCGGTTTCAACAAGCGTAACACGGAACTTTTCAGAATTTGACTGGTGCACTTCATAGCTGTTGGTCTGAAGGTTAAAAGTTACATCTGAATTGTACATATAGTAGTGCATGAAATACTGCTTGATAAGGAAACTTTTATAACCCAGGCATATTACGAAGTCGTTAAACCCTTGCGTCTCAAATATCTTCATCAAATGCCAGAGTATTGGCTTTTCGCCAATTTCAATCATCGGTTTTGGCTTGAGATATGATTCTTCGGAAATCCGCGTTCCCATGCCCCCAGCAAAAATGACGACTTTCATTGTGAACCTTTCCGCTGTCAAAGAAATGACAAAACAGCTTCTCACACAAAAAATAAAAACAATGTTAAACAGTTAAACCTTAACACAAAAAACTAGGTCGAACGCTTTGCCAGCAGTGCCTGGCGGACGGATCGCACTTTCACCGAAAAAATTCAAGAGTTCAAGTACTGTGATTAGAATAAATTCACAAAAAGGAACCGCACTCGTTGCCGCTTTCCCTTTACGCCAAGACCTGTTAGCAGCCGAAAAGTATCTACACCTGGGTAGAAGCGCTGTACTTTCTTTTTGGCCGACAGAGCCCAAGGGCAAGAAAACACGCCATGACTGACTAATTCCTCTGCCTCCTGTCCGGCCGTTCGATGGCAAATTTCTCCAACCGGTACTGCAGGGTCTTGTAGCTCATGCCCAGGAGCGGAGCTGCCTTGCCGATGACCCAGTCGGCACGCTCCATGGCTTTGATGATCAGATTCTTCTCCAGGGTTTCCATGTCGATCCCCTCTGGCGGCAGGTCGAAGGGGACGACGCCGGCCAGAAGCGACGTCGAGGTGATCTCTGCCGGCAAATCTCCCGGCTCGATGACACTGCTCTCGGCCATCAGCACCGCACGCTCGATGACCGATTCCAGCTGGCGCACGTTTCCGGGCCAGGAATAGTTCATCAGCAGCTTGAGAGCCGGCCGGGAGATGCCTTCCACGTCAATGCCGGTGGCAAGGCTGTATTTTTTGACAAAGAATTCTGCCAATGTTTTGACATCGCTTCCCCGCTCCCGCAGGGGAGGCAGGTTGATGCGGATGACGTTGAGGCGGTAGTAGAGATCCTCGCGAAAACTGCCCCGCCTGATTTCCTGTTCCAGTTCCTTGTTGGTTGCCGAGATGATGCGCACGTCCAGCGGGATGTTGACCCTGCCCCCCACCCGGCGGACCTCCTTCTCCTGGATGGCCCGCAGCAACTTGGCCTGCATGGAGACATTCATCTCGCCGATCTCGTCCAGAAAGACCGTGCCGCCGTTGGCCGCCTCGAATACGCCCAGTTCCCGGGCATGTGCTCCGGTGAAGCTCCCTTTTTCGTGACCGAACAGTTCGCTTTCGATCAGGGTTTCCGGTATGGCGGCACAGTTAATGGCCATGAACGGATTGTCCCGGCGCTGGCTTCCCTCGTGAATCGCCCGGGCAACCAGTTCCTTGCCGGTACCCGATTCCCCCACGATCAGCACCGTGGATGTGGTGGCAGCAATCTTGGCGACAACCCGGAAAACTTCCGCCATCCTAGGGTGGTCGCCCAGCATGCTGGGTATGGGCGTGGTCGAGGCGACCCGCTTCTGTAGCACCCGGTTTTCGCGCACCAGACCGATACGTTCGAATGCACGCTGCAAGGTAAGTACCAGATTATCACGCTCCAGCGGTTTTTCCAGGTAGTCGAAGGCCCCCATGCGCATGGCCTCCACCGCCGAGTCCACCGAACCGTGGGCGGTCATCAGGATCACGCACTGCTGCGGGTCGTCGGAGAGCACCCTTTCCAGCAGGTCCAGGCCGCTCTGACCCTGCATCTTCAGGTCGGTCAGGATCAGGTCGAACTCGCGCCTGTCCAGCTGCTCCAGCGCCTCGCCTACTCCGGGAACATCCACGATGTCGTAACCCTCTTTCCTGAGGATCAGCTTGAGGATATCCCGCTGCCCCCGTTCGTCGTCAACGATCAGTATGCTTCCCGATTTCCGCTGGTTGTTCATACTTCAAGCCCCGTATCGTATTGTCTCATGGTTCGTGCGTTTCAAGGTTTCCCTCATGTGGCCCCCGTTCCAGCGGCAGCAGGAGCGTAAAGGTCGTTCCGCTACCCAGCGTGCTGTCGACCTGTATGGAGCCGCCATGTTCCCTGACGATCCGTTCGGTGATCGCCAGCCCCAGGCCGATGCCCACCTCCCTGGTGGTGAAGTAGGGCTGGAATATCTTGCCCAGGTCTTCGGCGCGTATACCCTTGCCTTGGTCGGAAAAGGTCAGCCGCACCTGGTCATGATCCCGTTCGGCGCCCAAGGTGATGAGACCGCCACCGGGCATGGCCTGGACCGCGTTTCCGACCAGGTTCAGGATGCAGGTGCGCAGCATCTCCTGGTCGACCCACAGAGGCGGAAAATCGTCTGGAATCCGCTGCTCAAGCCTTATGCGCTGTTCCGTCAGGCGGTCATGCAGCACCGGCAGCGCCTTGGCCAGCACATCGCTGTAGGGGACCAATGCGTGTCGCAGCTTGAGCGGGCGGCCATAGCTCATGAAGTTGACAACCATGTAGTTTGCGCGGCGCACTTCTTCCTTGATCTTATCGGCCAGCTCTTCCATTTCCGCTCGCTGCGCTCCGGCGCAGTGGGGGAGCATCTCTTCCTTAAGGTGATCGATGGCCAGGCTGATGTAGTTGAGCGGATTGCGGATTTCGTGGGCAATGCCCGATGCCAGCTGGCCAACCCGCGAGAGATGCTCGGCTTCGTAGAGCCGTTTCTCCAGCGCCTCACGCTCGCGGAGCTTTTCCACCATGTTGTTGAAACCCTTGGCCAGTTCGCCGATCTCATCCTTGCTGTCCACCGGAATGGTAACGGACAGGTCGCCCGCCGAGACGCGCTTGAAGTCTTCCACCAGGCTGTTGATCGGCTCGGTATAGCGTCGCGCCAGAAAAATGGTCAGGGCGATACCGATCATGAAGACCATACCGGTGGCGAATAGGCGGCGCATGAAGTTGGCGTGCTGCAGATTATTGATGTTGTCCAGCAACATGTTGATCTGCACATATCCCAGGTGCTCGTCACCCACGATGACCGGCACCACGACCTCGTATGGCTTCTGGGAGAGGATGCTGGCGCCGTTATGTCGAGGAGCTGCGTGGACCCCCTTTTCCAGCTTGTTCAGTTCATGCCTCTTGCCGATTTTATCAGGGTCGGAGGAGTCGACGATCTCACCCTCGATGTTGATGATGTTGATTTCGTTGATCCCCTTCTTCCTTGCCTTGTGCAGGTAATCGTTCAGGCGTGAGAACTCGGCATCGGAGGTGAGATCCTCGATACTCATCTGAACAGCCTTGGAAATCTCCTGGGAACTCTCCTGGATCTCGTTGACCAGGTCGTTCTGGGAGTACTGGTTGAGGGTGAAGAGGGTCATCATGGTCAGGACCAGCAGGGAGAGCATGATAATGACGAGCTTGGTGTTCAGCTTCATGGCCGCCTTGAAAAAGCGAATGGGGTATAAGTGGCAATCTCCGCACTATAACGTAGGAAAGTGACTGAAACAAGCGCGATCCGTCACGCAGGTTGTTGACACCTGGCGGCATTGAATGCTACATACATCCGCTATGCTCCGTATTCATATGCGCAAAATGCTGAAAACGATGGCCATAGCCGCCATCATGTCTTTCGGGCTTCTGGCCGGCTGCACCAGCTACATCCCCCGTGAAGACCTGTCACTCGTACCCTGCGAATCCTGCGGAGAAAAGGTTAAGCTGGTGACCATCCCCCTGCCGGTCATCGCCTCCAGCCCCAACGAGGGCATAACCGCCGGCGCCCTGTCCGCCTTGCTGTTCCACAACACGAACGACGAAATATCGACCCTGCTGGCCCCCCAGGTAAACTACAACAGCAGTTTCGGAGTCACCGCATCGTTGTACGGCGCTCATTACGTGTCGCCGGACCGGAACATGGAATTCAACCTCTCCCAGTCCACCAAGGTCAACCACGATTACGAATTCAAGATTCGCGACACCACGATGCTTGACAAGAAACTGGAACTCAACGC
Protein-coding regions in this window:
- the rfbH gene encoding lipopolysaccharide biosynthesis protein RfbH: MNSNDTQEQALRSEAIRAAIAHYSHAHAALKSYRPGERIPYAARVFDEKEIANLVDSALDFWLTSGRFAARFEREFSSFVGVRHTMLTNSGSSANLLAFMALTSPSLKERRIRPGDEIVTVAAGFPTTVSPIIQYGAVPVFVDVTLPEYNIDTAMLEAALSSRTKAVMVAHTLGNPFDIAKVSGFCVRHGLWLIEDNCDALGSRYCLDGVWGFTGSFGDLATSSFYPPHHMTMGEGGAVYTNDPHLKRLVESFRDWGRDCWCPSGQDNTCGKRFAKQYGELPPGYDHKYVYSHFGYNLKLTDMQAAIGCAQLEKLPTFIDARKKNWCKLREGLSDMEDSLILPGTTRDSDPSWFGFLLTIRENTAFNRDELVNYLESRGIQTRMLFAGNLIKHPCFDEMRAGGTGYRVVGELAITERIMRDTFWIGVYPGMTEEMIAYMLDTIRAFIKRGGST
- a CDS encoding sigma-54-dependent transcriptional regulator; its protein translation is MNNQRKSGSILIVDDERGQRDILKLILRKEGYDIVDVPGVGEALEQLDRREFDLILTDLKMQGQSGLDLLERVLSDDPQQCVILMTAHGSVDSAVEAMRMGAFDYLEKPLERDNLVLTLQRAFERIGLVRENRVLQKRVASTTPIPSMLGDHPRMAEVFRVVAKIAATTSTVLIVGESGTGKELVARAIHEGSQRRDNPFMAINCAAIPETLIESELFGHEKGSFTGAHARELGVFEAANGGTVFLDEIGEMNVSMQAKLLRAIQEKEVRRVGGRVNIPLDVRIISATNKELEQEIRRGSFREDLYYRLNVIRINLPPLRERGSDVKTLAEFFVKKYSLATGIDVEGISRPALKLLMNYSWPGNVRQLESVIERAVLMAESSVIEPGDLPAEITSTSLLAGVVPFDLPPEGIDMETLEKNLIIKAMERADWVIGKAAPLLGMSYKTLQYRLEKFAIERPDRRQRN
- the rfbF gene encoding glucose-1-phosphate cytidylyltransferase produces the protein MKVVIFAGGMGTRISEESYLKPKPMIEIGEKPILWHLMKIFETQGFNDFVICLGYKSFLIKQYFMHYYMYNSDVTFNLQTNSYEVHQSNSEKFRVTLVETGLNTLTAGRLKRAEQYIGKEDFMLTYGDGLADVNLHDLISFHHSHGKIATMTSVQPAGRFGLLGLDNNGLVNSFQEKPDNGGWINGGFFVLKPEVFSYLPDDADHKMWEQDPIENLARDSQLMAYRHHGFWKCMDALRDKEELERLWQSGQAQWKIW
- the rfbC gene encoding dTDP-4-dehydrorhamnose 3,5-epimerase, which gives rise to MTFIHTRISGCLEIVPVCFQDERGRFVKTYNEKTFESHGCCTDWKEEFYSVSRRGVLRGLHFQLPPHQHDKLVYCTAGTVLDAVVDLRKGSPTYGDHIMLELSAEKGNMLYIPRGLAHGFYVTSESATMMYKVSSVYAPDHDAGIRWDSAGIAWPASTPIISTKDGLLPPLIDFSSPFSFDDCAKRQ
- the rfbG gene encoding CDP-glucose 4,6-dehydratase — translated: MENLVNREFWNGKSVFLTGHTGFKGSWFSLWLTSMGAQVTGYALPPTTTPNLYDLARIGELLTSHSADVRDYERLVSAMQTARPEIVFHLAAQPLVLDSYSNPVETYSTNIMGTVHLLEAVRQTPSVRAVVNVTTDKCYENREWVWGYRENDSLGGYDPYSSSKACSELVTSAYRSSFFNLNTYSQHGVAIATVRAGNVIGGGDWAKDRLIPDCMRSLFAGEPINIRNPHAIRPWQHVLEPLRGYLMLAQRLYVDGLAFSESWNFGPLDSDARPVAWVVDRLCDLWGNNALYESRESSQCPHEACYLKLDCSKAKIRLNWKPSWSLEQALQSIVDWTRAYRSGHDMRSKSLEQIQAFL
- a CDS encoding sensor histidine kinase; this translates as MKLNTKLVIIMLSLLVLTMMTLFTLNQYSQNDLVNEIQESSQEISKAVQMSIEDLTSDAEFSRLNDYLHKARKKGINEINIINIEGEIVDSSDPDKIGKRHELNKLEKGVHAAPRHNGASILSQKPYEVVVPVIVGDEHLGYVQINMLLDNINNLQHANFMRRLFATGMVFMIGIALTIFLARRYTEPINSLVEDFKRVSAGDLSVTIPVDSKDEIGELAKGFNNMVEKLREREALEKRLYEAEHLSRVGQLASGIAHEIRNPLNYISLAIDHLKEEMLPHCAGAQRAEMEELADKIKEEVRRANYMVVNFMSYGRPLKLRHALVPYSDVLAKALPVLHDRLTEQRIRLEQRIPDDFPPLWVDQEMLRTCILNLVGNAVQAMPGGGLITLGAERDHDQVRLTFSDQGKGIRAEDLGKIFQPYFTTREVGIGLGLAITERIVREHGGSIQVDSTLGSGTTFTLLLPLERGPHEGNLETHEP
- a CDS encoding NAD-dependent epimerase/dehydratase family protein — its product is MKILLTGATGFVGSHVIRRLIERGHNVTVVVRDQTKILSCPLLRDTDIICGDILEPAFVLKVPPDSFDAVMHLAWPYLPDYYSMRHLEAAFPASFQFLKLLIQLGVRQVLVTGTCFEYGLRNGPLSEEMDTHPVTPYALSKDILRRALEMLQKDIQFTLQWARPFYMYGTGQNPCSLLAQLDASIERGDKVFNMSDGEQLRDYLAVETVAGHLAELVERPQFDGILNICSGTPISVRRLVEERISVRGAAIRLNLGHYPYPAHEPMAFWGDATKMSKTLAPSSH